The following proteins come from a genomic window of Pseudomonas sp. MAG733B:
- a CDS encoding OmpA family protein — MSLKSTVIGGLLLVGCASLYGCAGQRGEAALQQAGTDFQKVKEDSNVLRIAPKDVIRAGESLARADRLSSYWGSGSDVAHYAYLSQRYSEIAREHTNQVLNEERAAKLELERQRLQLALRESKLLSVQQQGKWIEEQIVALATTQTDRGLVMTLGDVLFDTGEAELKSSANRVVLKIVQFLQLNPKRVVRIEGYADSTGGKQENLKLSRDRAQSVADVLMDLGIDDKRIQVEGYGDEYPVDANASERGRAQNRRVEIVFSDEKGQLGAAR; from the coding sequence TGGCGAGGCCGCATTGCAACAGGCCGGTACCGACTTCCAGAAGGTCAAGGAAGATTCCAACGTCCTGCGTATCGCCCCCAAGGACGTGATCCGCGCCGGTGAATCCCTGGCGCGTGCCGATCGCTTGTCCAGCTACTGGGGCAGTGGTTCGGATGTGGCGCATTACGCTTACCTGAGTCAGCGCTACAGCGAAATCGCCCGCGAACACACCAATCAGGTGCTCAACGAAGAACGCGCCGCGAAACTCGAACTGGAGCGTCAGCGCCTGCAACTGGCCTTGCGTGAATCCAAGCTGCTCAGCGTACAGCAGCAGGGGAAATGGATCGAAGAGCAGATTGTGGCACTGGCCACCACCCAGACTGATCGCGGTCTGGTGATGACGCTTGGTGATGTGCTGTTCGACACCGGTGAAGCGGAGCTGAAAAGCTCGGCCAACCGCGTCGTCCTGAAGATCGTGCAGTTCCTCCAGCTCAACCCCAAGCGTGTGGTGCGCATCGAAGGTTATGCCGACAGTACGGGCGGCAAACAGGAAAACCTCAAGTTGTCCCGTGACCGTGCGCAGTCGGTGGCGGATGTGCTGATGGACTTGGGTATCGACGACAAACGCATTCAGGTCGAAGGCTACGGCGATGAATACCCGGTAGACGCCAACGCTTCCGAGCGTGGACGCGCACAGAACCGCCGGGTGGAAATTGTGTTCTCCGACGAAAAAGGCCAGCTCGGCGCCGCCCGCTAA